One Deltaproteobacteria bacterium DNA segment encodes these proteins:
- a CDS encoding trimeric intracellular cation channel family protein yields MDFLIHWFDLFGTVVFAITGALAAGRKRMDIFGVVVLGCVTALGGGTLRDVVLGAHPVFWVANTNYLAIASIAAFGTFLLAQRLRLPENVLMYADAVGLAVFTVIGFRKGFQATHEYSIAIIMGMTTGVVGGIIRDLLSGEVPLILRREIYASASLCGAALLALLSYFKFPDPLNISAAFLSALLIRLAALYWNLALPHFQLEEDR; encoded by the coding sequence GTGGATTTTTTGATACACTGGTTTGACCTGTTCGGAACGGTGGTCTTCGCCATCACCGGCGCCCTGGCTGCCGGCAGGAAGCGGATGGACATCTTCGGGGTGGTGGTGCTCGGCTGTGTGACCGCCCTGGGAGGCGGCACCTTGCGGGACGTGGTCCTCGGGGCCCATCCGGTTTTTTGGGTCGCCAACACGAATTATCTGGCCATCGCCTCGATTGCCGCCTTCGGCACCTTTTTGTTAGCCCAGCGCCTCCGGTTGCCGGAGAACGTCCTGATGTATGCCGATGCGGTCGGCCTGGCTGTTTTCACGGTGATCGGCTTTCGCAAAGGCTTTCAGGCAACCCATGAATACAGTATTGCCATCATCATGGGCATGACCACCGGCGTAGTGGGCGGCATCATCCGGGACCTGCTCTCCGGTGAGGTCCCCTTGATCCTTCGCCGGGAAATCTATGCTTCCGCCAGTCTCTGCGGTGCGGCCCTGTTGGCGCTGCTGTCTTATTTTAAGTTTCCCGATCCCTTAAATATTTCTGCGGCCTTCCTGAGCGCCCTGTTGATTCGCCTGGCGGCGCTGTATTGGAACCTGGCTTTGCCCCATTTCCAGTTGGAAGAAGACCGATAA
- a CDS encoding VOC family protein, with protein MENPVRQRLAHICLLVKDIDQAIEHYTRILGVVSPALLNQPVAKEECYAGEDRYFTAFFKADRGGCDIQLLQPLEAGSPLYKRLETHGEGLHHIAFTSTHLEDTFRRLKQEKVALHGEQFNFDVNNPDVRWVWITPQFAHGVLIEVMDEFPKKDR; from the coding sequence ATGGAAAATCCCGTGAGACAGAGATTGGCCCATATTTGTCTGTTGGTCAAAGACATCGATCAGGCCATCGAACATTATACCCGTATTCTGGGGGTGGTTTCTCCCGCCCTGCTGAATCAGCCGGTTGCCAAAGAGGAATGTTACGCCGGGGAAGACCGCTATTTTACGGCATTTTTCAAGGCGGATCGGGGCGGCTGCGATATTCAGCTCCTTCAGCCCCTGGAGGCGGGGTCGCCGCTGTATAAGCGTCTGGAGACCCACGGCGAAGGGCTTCATCACATTGCCTTTACCTCGACCCACCTGGAGGATACCTTCCGCAGGCTGAAGCAGGAAAAGGTCGCCCTGCACGGGGAGCAGTTTAATTTCGATGTGAATAATCCCGATGTGCGCTGGGTCTGGATTACCCCGCAATTTGCCCACGGGGTTTTGATCGAGGTGATGGATGAGTTCCCGAAGAAAGATCGATAA